Part of the Mixophyes fleayi isolate aMixFle1 chromosome 12, aMixFle1.hap1, whole genome shotgun sequence genome is shown below.
GCCAagtttattaacctttattaactatcATTTTATGCCAAACTGACGATACTGCTACATATACGGTATCGCACAATTGCACCATTTTATTGCAGTATTGTGTTGTGGTTGTCTAATTTGCACCTATTGCAGTTGCTTTCATTCCAAGTTTCCCAACAAGCCTAATCTATGGTTTTTGATGTCCAGCTTTAAACAGGGGGGGTTCTGTCACGCACCGGAACCATAGACCGTCTGGCCGTGGTCCGGTGAGCTCAACTGTGCCCACTACGGTTCTCGCTTCGACATTGAGCGCCGCGGATTGCTTCTTGCTGCCTCAATGTTTGATATAGATCTGTGCATCTGCAGTCCCGACCATTATCGGCTTCTCCAACATACCATTGACTGATGCCTAATGGCTCATAAACTATTTAAAGCACCTATATCTTCCATATGGTGCCAGAACTTTGAGTCTCACTGTGAGTTCAAATGTGGCTCCCAGTAGCTCCTTTCTATCCTTGCCGCAGACTATTTTTCCCACAACTTTCCCTCAGCTCATTTGGTCCTCACTGTGGTTCAGTGCCACAGACTATACCTCTCACCGTTTCCCAGCTCATCTGGTCTTCACTGTGGTTCCACGCCGCAGACTATTGCTCCAGCAGCTTccgcaaagcccaaacctccttgggGGCGTCCTTGGCAAATTGCTCCTgtctcattagactccgcacatcATAGTTGGGCAGTGCTTAGGAAAACAGACCACAAGGATCTGTTATATGCTCAGAGTTAGTGACAGGTCAGATATACCACTGGGCATATACTTTATCTCCCACACCAAGGTAGTCTGACTATGAGAGACTAAGGCAAAGTCAACAAGGGTGTGGTGTGACAAAGAGTGGCAAGAGAACTGTTTAGTGTGAGAAGATGAACTCAATTATGAGCCTGGCAAATGACTAAGACCCAGATCTGTCAATGGAGATTGTTTCCCTCCATTTATCAAGACCAGAATGCATAATTTTATTGAAATCGACAATGCAAATTACTGGGGAGTTCGGGTAGAAAGCAATAAATGTTGTTGCCTTCTTGATCAGTATTGAAAGGGGAGGGATGTATGTAAATTGCCAAAAGTATAAGAGGGGAGGAATCTACCAGTGCACAGAGAAACACAAAGCGAATATAGAGGTTGATCTGGATCTGTTCCAAAACAAAGTGTAAATGTGTTAATTAATACAGATACTACCTATAAGTTAGAGGATGGAACAGCCTGGTAACCCACAAATGGTTTTTTGAGAGCTAGAATTTGGCTGCCTACAATATGTGTTTCTGTGTAAAACACACCATATATGTGTCACCAGATGTCACCCTCTGCATAGATAGGATAATGTAGAGAAAAAGACATAGTAAAACAGatgagcaacatctccacattcccAACATTTATTTAGACCAATAAATATTGAACATCCACCCATCCTGAGTAATCGTACATAACAACTAAATTTCACAACATCATCtgctacaaataaaaaattacacaatGAATAAAATAGACATACTTAAACCTAACAGCAAACATTACTCAAAGTACCTTTGAATGATCCTATTCCCACCCTGTATATCAATATCCAATTAGATATACCTGGATCCCTTAACTCAAACTAAACATAACTTATCTTCCCTTTCACCCTAGAGAGCAAACCAATTATAGAGTTGGGGCAcaaattaaagctattaaactctAACCAATGTTATTATTAATTGCTTTAGGCAAACTGATGAGGGGAAAGAAAGAATGGGGAACTATTACTAAGTGGCTTTAAAGCAGGTGACTGCCCTGATGAAAGTGAACACAACTGAAAGATTAATATGTAGCTTACCTGAGGTATGTAAGAACACCCAAACTACTATTGCCTATAAACCATTAAACATTGTTTCCCAACAGAAGTTGCCAAGCATGATTCAATTagataggcaaacacattttgCAAACAATCATAATTGGAATTTTGTAGAGTGCTGCTTTTAGATGTGCCATATTAACTTTCCGCTTGGGTTCTCACCTGGGGGTGACCATCAATCCAGTTGGAAGCATATTTAGGGGTAAGAAAAAATGGGGTCCTTCCAGGAGATAGAATTCAACCAGTGACCAGAAGGTGCAGCTCCAGAGTTACAGACCGAATCAGCTCAGAGTGAAGCAATGATGGCATGGAGGAATCTCTAAGCTCTGtggaataaattatttttgtcaACATGACACAAAAGCCCTCAAAGCAAAGGCAGCTTAAAAGTAAGCACATCCTTTGATCAAATTGAAAACAGGTTATACTCACTCGTCAACTTCACATATTGGTGAAAAGTCCAGTGTAATTGCCAGAGCTATGTCAGATAATTGTAGTCATTGCAGATGGCTGAAGAAAGGCAATAGAGCTGAGGGATTCAGTGTTGCTCGTCCCTGAGGGTCGGTGGATAGGTCTCAATCAGAGATATGCTGGTAAGTTTTATGGTCCCGTACTTGGGAAATCCCAAGGTTCAGCTGAAGAAAGTTGCCCAGCATTATAGATGCTCTGGCCCTATTTTTGGTTGCAGGGTTCCACATTTTGTGTGGGAGACAGAGCACTGGCAGGTCTCTGTATGTCTCAACTGTGTAATGTAGTTCAGGATATAGCCCTTGTTGAGTACCAAATTGGCGCCTAGTATTACGGAGGAATCACAGAACCCAATCTGCCTTCACTTCAATCAGGCAAACCCAAATCAATGGGTGACAGGGAGTCTCTTATGCTCTGGTTGTCAACAATGCAAAGTTTGGGAAGGTGAGTACCCAATTTTGATGTTTTTTATATCAGAGCAGCCAGACCGTCCACAGGATGTGTCCCCCAAGCCACACTCCCAAGGTAAAGTATTTTTAATGAGGGTGCAGGTCCTTAATCCTGGTGCTATGAACCCTTCTGTTGGGGTTTGAGTTAATTTTCTATGTCCACGTACTAGCCTCTGTATTCAAGAAGTGCCTATGCTCTCCTTAATGTGATCCACCAACTTGCTGTTGGCATCTCCAAACATATCAAGCTTGAGTGAGCCAAAGGAGATTACTACCAGCAGACAGAACCTTAAAGAAAACAAGGCTCACCGGAGGAACCTTTAGGAAAAGATTGCAAGGTAAGtgacttttatttcattttgctgACCAGTGCAAATAGTTCATGTTTTCACCAATACTTGTTTTCACAAGGAGCTATAAACAAATTTTTAAGTACTTATTTAGGAAATCTTTTTTATTGTATGAGAACACTGTAAATCACGCTTTTCCTTTCCATTATGTGCCTGTATATGTTCTATCCAAATAGTATAATAACAGTATATCTTtgctataaaattatttttcccCGCTACAAGTTATGtctttttacctttctttgtACTCTTTCCATACCCCACTTACACTTACATTATAAGATCAGTGCACTTTATTTGCTAGATTTATATTTCCTATATTATTAAAGCTGCAAGGTCTGTTTTTAGCAGGGTAGACCCCATTTTTATTATGATATTTGTAATATAAATCTGTACCTCTATATTGACCTGTTAGGAACACAACtgggaaataaaatgttttgtgaaggtttattttaatttaataggtaaaatatgcaaaataatttattaggTTCAGTTTTAAAGGATAATTAGATGCAGTTTTTTCAAATTTACTGTCAGATATTCAGGGTTTGATTTATAACAAGCTAATTATTCTGTACTCTGCATTATTACAGTAATTAGTAATAAGCAGTAAGTCAATTTTATAGTGCAGAGGTAAATATGGAGCAAACAAGGACCTTGTTAGGACTGATTATAACTTCAACTATTTCAAGTATCAATGGAAACAATTGTCCCCAGAGTAAgatgttttatttcacacattaTAACAAGGTGTATATAAGGTTAAGTTACATTATCTGGCtcagacactgccaagactgaaTCTGCAGCAGAATCTTCATTAATTTAGCCAAGGCTAAATATACAGCAGAATCTTCTTCTTTCCAGTCCTCTTGTCTGAGATATAAATAACAGAATCTGCACCtcaaatgcatatttatttaagttTTTTCTACTATACTTTTGCTATTCTATTTTTTAGTTTACAATAAatgacaacattaaaaaaaaatatgattagtTGGTAACTGATTATGTATACATGTGTTATCCAGAAAACAACTTCAGATTTTCCTTAAGGTAAACGTTTACATGCAGTGACTTCATTTTTGATGTTAAGTAATTAATTGCTACAAATGTAAATTCTTGGTCTGCTTGCATTTAACAGCTTGTATCTTATGGATGAAGCATTCATTTTTAAGGATGAGCAACAAGTAGATGTATGTTTTCTGCTCCATATaaaacaatgtaatgtatttaatatgtggTCCATGATCGTCTATGGGACTCATGTGAAGTTGAGCGCAAATTACATCCTTTTTTTGCATCTGCGCAGGTTCCGGAACTAATGGTTTGTGCCatgttcagatataaaaaaatgtgtattatgtgCCGAGAACTTAACACGAGCCTCTATGTGTTCTAATAGCTAAAACACAGAGTGCTTGCAGCTGACAACATTAAGGCACATCTGTGGTTCAAATAGACCAGAACTAATGTTTGTATAGAATATATTGACAGGTTTTGTAATCCCTTATATACTACAGATATTAAGAAAGTATGGATTAATAAGAAGTCTACATTGAGactaaatatttgtaaatatgtaaGACAGTCTTATAGTTAGTTACATGTGCctaagacagtgttggctaacctgtgacactataggtgttgtgaaactacaagtcccagcatgctttgctaacatatagcagcttattgctggaagggtatgctggggcttgtagtttcacaacacctggagtgtcacaggttagccaacactggcctaagaTGATACAGTTTGCAAGTCaatattttccacattcagagtcATTTGCAAATATGTTCTGGGAATATGCATATGAATGTATGAAACTATTGTGTGCTTTAGACATGTCTTACTGATGCATCTTTGATATATTTTCCACAAGTTGTTCAGTTAACGCAGGAGAAATAGGGTGAGCTGCTATTTAGAAAACAGCGATGGGAACTAGCCCATAAGAGCCCATTTATACTTAAATGCATTTTTCAGACTTTAGTCAGCAGATGAAAATGAGATTAACAGCACATAGATGTCAACAAGCCATCAATCTCAGTTTCagcataaattgtatttttatctaCTTGAAGCTGTGCGCACATTATATTGCTTTGAAATTGAATTGCAAAAACTATGTGAACATTCTATGTCTTATCTTCAAACTCCCTCTAAAATACTGTGCACTATATATTGATATCTATATACTTATTGCAatggacattttttaaatatattagatataataCTAAAAAAAACTTATGTTTTCTGAGTTAGATACATTAAtgcaacaatatataaaaatcttaCACTATGGTGCAGTATGCCTAACTGACTGATGTTACTTAACtatgaaatatgtatttttggtTGCTAAGAATACATTTACACAGTGAGTGGCCATTATAGCAAGTCTATTAAATCTCAACATTTCCTGCAGTAACACTATGTAATAGTTATAAGTGTTGTGTAACACATATCATACATTACTGAGTATATTTACACAAGATGAAATAAACACCCTAATAAACAAATATCACTTTTTTCAATATGTAGATATTCTCCCTGCTCCCGCTAGactcataaaaatataaagatgTTTACAGTTCTCCTTATTAGCAGGTCCCAAGGTACTTCCCAGCAATATGTGTAATGCTTCTCCGGTATAATCTGTAATATTTTACATCAGAGCTCACAACAATCTCATGACACTGCTTTACTCATTgtttagaaaaaatgtttttgttagattcactaaaataatgtaaaaaaaattggcaaTTAGTGTTTTTGATGCATGACATGTGCTCAGTTATAGGATATAATGAGCTAACATTATTTAAAACACcactaataatataatgtatttatatgaaaGCGCTAGTAGTAAAATTCCATTTTCTTAACAAGCAAAAAACAACTTCTGGGATttcatgtattgtatataataaacCCTTTGCATTTAGTTAGATAACAAAAAGGTGCAAACAATTCAGaaaatttaatatttattctttatatactaattTTGGAACCTGATCTTTTTCTCATAGGTATCTGTCAGCAAAATGGTGGAAACAAACAAAACTGTTGTAaaagaatttattttattggctTTTGCTGATTTACACCAGTTTCAGAATttacttttcattatttttctgaTGACCTACATTACATGTGTCATGGGGAACGTTACTATAATTGTTCTTGTCAGAACAGAACCTTCTCTTCAtactacaatgtatttttttatcaGTGTATTCTCTGTTTTAGAAATTATCTTTGTGTCAGTCACTATCCCCAGACTTTTACCCAATCTAATTGCAGCTGATAATATTATATCTTTCAATGGATGTTTTATCCAAATGTACATCTTTGACTCCTTAGGTGTAACTGAATGTTATCTTCTTGTAGTAATGGTCTTTGACCGACACCTGGCTATTAACAATCCTTTACACTACCCAGCTATAATGACACATGCTTTATGTATTGAGTTGGCTGTTTTACCATGGATCATGGGATTTGCTATTATGTTGATCCCT
Proteins encoded:
- the LOC142108329 gene encoding olfactory receptor 6N1-like; its protein translation is MVETNKTVVKEFILLAFADLHQFQNLLFIIFLMTYITCVMGNVTIIVLVRTEPSLHTTMYFFISVFSVLEIIFVSVTIPRLLPNLIAADNIISFNGCFIQMYIFDSLGVTECYLLVVMVFDRHLAINNPLHYPAIMTHALCIELAVLPWIMGFAIMLIPVIITARLEFCGPNMIDHFFCDLAPLQNLACSDPFISIICTSISAILIAVFTLIIIIGFYVNIIMTVSKIKSEEGKQKAFSTCTSHLIVTSLYYGTAIIVYVKPKGTYYDKYLAIIYTAFTPMINPFIYTFRNRDVKKVFRNSINRLIKQGSL